The window ACCTTACTTTGAAACTTATAGAGATGATTTTGAAATCGTAAAAAAAGAAAGTAAAGATGGCGTAACCAATAATGAAACTATAAAAGGATTTAATATTGTTGGAGTAGTTGAAGGTAATGACCCAAAATTAAAAAACGAATATATTATTTTAGGTGGCCATTATGACCATATTGGTTTTGCTAAAGAAGTAGATGGAGATATTATTGCTAACGGAGCAAATGACGATGCATCAGGAACCATAGCGGCAATGGAACTTGCTGCTTATTTTGCTAAAACAAAAACTAATAAACGCAGTATTTTAGTGACACTTTATTCTGCGGAAGAAATGGGGTTAAAAGGTTCTGCGCATTTAGCAAAAAGACTTAAGGAAGCGGGATTAAATGCCTATACCATGATTAATTTTGAAATGATTGGCGTTCCAAGAACAGCAGATAATGTGATGGCATATATGAGTGGCTTTGAACGCTCTAATTTTGCCGAAACTTTAAATCGATATGCGGGTGAAGAAATCATTGGGTTTTTCCCGAAAGCTAAGGAGTTTAATTTATTTATGAGATCGGATAATTTTCCATTTTATAATGAATTGAATATTCCTGCACATGCTATTTCAACATTCGATTTTACAAACTTTGAATATTATCATCATGTAGATGATGAGGCTAGCGAAATGGATTATGAGCACATGTCTAGTTTTATGAATAAAATGATTCCTGCACTAAAAGGAATGATGAATGCACCAACTAAAGAAGTTAAACTGAAAGATGAGTAAAAACATAATAATTACAGGAACAAGTAGAGGGATTGGGTTCGAATTAGTACACCTTTTTGCAAATGAAGGACATAATGTATTGGCGTTATCGCGAAATGCACAACCCGTAAATAATTTACATTTTGAAAATATTACTTCCATGTCTTTTGATTTAGGAAAAACGGAAGACTATAAAAAAGTAGCGGCATTTATTGAAACCGAATGGAAGCAAGTAGATGTTTTGATTAATAATGCCGGAACCTTATTAAATCAGCCTTTTGCCGAAACGACAATGGAAGATTTTGAAAACGTTTATAGAACCAACGTTTTTGGTGTTGCAGAAATGACTAGAACTGTTTTACCATTTATGAAACAAGAAAGTCATGTGGTAACTATTAGTTCTATGGGAGGCGTTCAAGGGAGTATGAAATTTCCTGGACTTGCAGCATATAGCTCTAGTAAAGGAGCAGTGATTACCTTAACAGAACTGCTTGCCGAAGAATATAAAGAAACAGGTCCGCAATTTAATGTATTGGCTTTAGGGGCTGTTCAAACCGAAATGTTAAAAGAAGCTTTTCCAGATTATCAAGCACCAACAACAGCTGCACAAATGGCAGCATATATTCACGACTTTGCGCTTACAGGCAATAAATTATATAATGGAAAAATGCTACAGGTTTCCAATTCTACACCTTAATTTATAGGGGCAAGGAAAAGATATTACAGATAATTTATTTATTCTATGATTTCGTAGTCAATACTTAGTTTACGTAAAGATCGTAAAGCCGAACCAGAGTTTTTATCGTGTACCTCAATATCTACAGCATCACCTTCTAGAAGTATGTCTGTTAGTTCATTTGCTAAAGATTCACTTATGCTAGAAGAAACTTCTGCTATACATTTGGCTATCGCTCTTTTATCTGGTCGCTGTGCATCACAAGACAATAAGTTTAATTTCATAATTATAATTTATTAAGATAAAACCAGAGTTGGCGTTAGACTTTTGTTGAACTGATAAAATAAAATGTGAAAATTTATTTTAGTTACTTATATCAGAAGTTAAACGAAGTTAGCTGATTTTTGTTAGAAAGCCAAGCTTTATTCTTACTGCAAACTACGTAAACCTTCATAAACAACAATGCTTACTGCATTTGCTAAGTTTAAACTTCTTACATGTTCACTGTATAAAGGAATTTTAAATAACTTGTCTTTATTGTTTTCTGTAATAGCTTTAGGTAATCCAGCAGACTCTTTTCCAAAGACTAAAAACATATTATCTTGAAATGCAATATCCCAATGGTTCTGTATTCCGTGACTAGATAAAAATACCATTTCCGCATCTTTATTTTTAGAAAGAAAATCTTCTATATTATCGTAGTAATGTAAGTTGAGGTGTTGCCAATAATCTAATCCGGCACGTTTTAAACGCGCATCTGTGATTTCGAAACCAAAAGGCTTTACTAAGTGTAAATTGGATCCAGAAGCTAATGCTAATCGACCAATATTTCCGGTATTGTTTGGTATTTCTGGTTCTATGAGTACGATGTTAAGCGGCATTTTTTGAAAGAAGTTTTAAAATAATTAATCGAATAAGCAATATAAAAGGGAAGCCGTGTAAAATCACATCAAACCAATCCATAAGCTGCATACCTTCAGCTCCTCCAATAATCCATTTTAATTTCCCAAGGATATGTGGTTCTGGTACAAAAGGAGCTAAACCTAATGTTAAACAAAGTACAGCTATTACTTTCCAATCGTTTAGTAATTTCATAATTTTCTTATTTAAGAGACATTCTCATTTCTACCATATTTTTAATGAAACCACTTTTTTCATAGGCTCTAATTGCTGGTGCATTATCGTGATATACGTCTAATCTCGCTTCATAAACGCCATTGGTTTTTGCCCAAGTTTTTAAAGCTTCTGTAATGGTTTGAATGACACCTTGACCTCTATAATTTGGATGTACATACATAAAGCCTAAATACACATGTTGTTCGTGTGTGTGATATGGTTTAGAATCCATGATTTTTGCATATCCCGAGCCAATAACAACATTGTTATGCGCTGCGACATGTACTTCTACTGTTTTCGAAAGGATTAATTCTTTCAGATCATAATAGCTAATCGGATCTGGTTTTAATGTAACATCAAAAGGTCGTTCTGCTAAAACAATACCTTGCTCAAATTCTAATAGCGTAGGTAAATCTTCTAATGTAGCCGATCTATAGGTAATGTTGTCCATTGGATTTTCTATTTGTTTAGTATGTTTTTCACAAAACTATCAATTTCATTAACTCCTTTATTAGTGAGGTGTTTTATAAATGCAGAACCAATAATCGCACCTTTTGCATGCGAAGTTGCTTGTGTAAAGGTTTCATTATTTGAAATTCCAAAACCAATAATTTGCGGATTATTAAGTTTCATATCTGCAATACGTTTAAAGTAACTCGTTTGTTCTTCTCCAAAACCAGAGCTGCTTCCTGTTACACTTGCACTACTTACCATATAAATAAAACCATTGGAAATAGAATCTATAAAGTTAATACGTTCTACAGAAGTTTGTGGTGTTATTAAAAACACATTTATTAATCCGTATTTTTCAAAAATAGCTTTGTAGTCGTCGTTATATACATCGACCGGTAAATCCGGAATTATTAATCCGTCGATACCAACTTCTTGACATTTTTTACAGAAAGCCTCTACACCATATTGCAACATTGGGTTGAAGTATCCCATAATAATTAACGGAATAGAAACGGTTTTACGGATATCTTTTAACTGATTAAAAAGTACTTCGGTAGTCATGCCGTTTTTTAAAGCTTGTGTAGAACTCGCTTGAATAGTTGGTCCGTCTGCTAAAGGATCACTAAATGGTAATCCTATTTCTACCATGTCTACACCACTTTTTTCTAAGTTTTGTAGGATAGTTGCTGTATCTTCTAAACTAGGATAACCTGCTGTGAAGTATATAGAAAGTAATTTCTTGTCTTCTTGTAATTTCTGATTGATTCTGTTCATTGAATGATATTTTTTTTCATTTCCGCGAAGGCGGAAATCTTTTAAATATTTGTTTATACTAAATCGGATAAGTCGTTCCAATCTGGATTCATATCATTTATCAAATTTTCTTTCCATTCCCGATTCCATTTCTTTATTTGTCTTTCTCTTTTAATAGAATTGTTTACATATTTAGTAGTTTCAAAATAGACAAGTTTATCTACGTTGTATCTTCCTGTAAAAGTTTTTAAACTATTGTTTTTATGCTGATTCAGTCTTATCTTTAATTGCTTAGATCGACCAACATATAAAACCGTATGGTTTTTATTAGTTAATATGTATACGTAATGTAAATCCATTTATAATTAATGAGATTTCCGCCTTCGCGGAAATGAAAAACTAAAACTTAAAATAATCGATGTAATTCTGTAAATCCTTATCTCCACGACCAGATAAACTCAGCACCACAATATCTTCTGGTTGAAACTTTTTCTGCTCGAAAACAGCAAGTGCGTGCGAGCTTTCAATAGCAGGAATGATACCTTCTAACTTACATAATTGCAATCCGGCCTTCATCGCTTGATCGTCTGTAATCGCAATAAATTCTGCGCGACCAGTTTTATATAAATGGGCATGCATTGGTCCGACACCAGGATAATCTAATCCTGCTGAAATGGAATATGGCTCTGTTATTTGTCCGTCGTTGGTTTGCATCAACAAGGTCTTACTACCATGTATAACACCTTCCTTTCCTAATACCGAAGTTGCAGCACTTTCGCCAGAATCTACACCTAAACCGGCAGCTTCTACAGCTATTAGTTTGACGTCTGTGTCTTGTAAAAAGTGATAATATGCACCAGCGGCATTACTTCCGCCACCAACACAAGCGACTACATAATCGGGTTGTGTTTTGCCTTCGTGTTCTTGTAATTGCCATTTAATTTCCTCGGAAACTACAGATTGAAAACGAGCTACCATGTCTGGATATGGATGCGGACCAACAACACTTCCAATAATATAATGTGTGTCTACCGGATTGTTAATCCAATCGCGAATAGCTTCGTTAGTTGCATCTTTAAGGGTTCTACTTCCTGATAATGCAGGAATAACCGTTGCGCCTAACATTTTCATTCTAGCAACGTTTGGTGCTTGTCTTGCAATGTCAATTTCTCCCATATACACAATACACTCTAAGCCCATTAATGCACAAACTGTTGCTGTGGCAACACCATGTTGTCCTGCTCCGGTTTCGGCAATAATACGATGCTTGCCCAAACGTTGTGCCATTAGAATTTGCCCGATGGTATTGTTGATTTTATGCGCTCCGGTATGGTTTAAATCTTCGCGCTTTAGATACACTTTCGTGTTGTATTTCTCAGAAAGACGTTTTGCAAAATAGAGCGGAGAAGGTCTACCAACATAATCTTTTAAAAGTTGGTCAAACTCTTTTATAAAGTCGGGTTCTGCCATCACTTTTAAATAGTTTTGACGTAACTCTTCTACATTAGGATACAGCATTTCTGGAATGTATGCACCACCAAATTCGCCGTAGTATCCTTTTTCGTTAATATTATAATTCATGGTTTTTCAATATTCTATTCCTAACGGATATAGTTGTTAATAGCCAATTGGTGTTTAAATTCTTTTAGTTTACTAAGATCTTTTACACCTGGTAATTTTTCAAATTTGCTGTTTAAATCGAGAGTACAACATAAATCGGATTCTGGACGCTTTAAGAATAATAGTAAAGGTTCTATTTCTTCAGGCCCAATTCCGCCACTCAAGAAGTATGGTTTTTTAGAAGGGTATTTTTTAAATACATTCCAGTTAAACGGATATCCATTTCCTCCTGGTTCTTTGCCTTTGGTATCGAAAAGGAAATATTTACAAACATCTTCATAAGGTTCTAAAACGCTAAAATCGAATTGATTCTTTACCGAAAATACTTTTATAACGAATACATCATATTCCTTTAACTGTTCGCAAAATTCTGGAGATTCATCGCCGTGTAATTGTACACCTTGTAAATCATATTGTTCAATTTTTTCTACAATATAGTTGAGCGATGCATTTACAAAAACTCCAATTTTCTCAATGCTTTCTGGTAATTCAGGAATTTCGGTATTTAGGTATCGAGGTGATTTTTCATAAAATATAAAACCTAGATAGTCTGGTTGTATTTCTGCAACATCTAAAATGTTGTTTTCGGATTTCATTCCGCATATTTTTAGTTTCATTTTATTCTCGCGAAAGCGGGAATCTCACCACGCTTCTTAATTAATTTGATTATTACTTTTTTTAATATATTTTTTGTCTTGGACAAATGGTATCATTTCTTGATACATTTTGGCTTCTTGATACAATTCCGATAAAAACCTAAATCACTCGAAGAGACATTACTTTAATTCTTCAATAAATTGTTTTGCGCTTTCGCCAGCGTTTTCTGTTTTCATAAAGTTTTCTCCAATTAAGAATCCTTTATAGCCATAAGGTTGTAACTCTTTGATGGCTGCTACAGAGCTAATTCCGCTTTCAGATACTTTTACAAAATCGTTAGGTATTAATGCACTTAGTTTTTTACTAGTTTCTAAGCTGACTTCAAACGTTTTTAAATTTCTATTATTAACACCTAACATATCTAGGCTAGGCATAATAGATTTGTGTAATTCCTCTTCATTGTGAACCTCTAAAAGCACGTCTAAAGATACGCTTTTTGCAAATTCTGAAAACTGCTTAATTTCTTCTCTGGTGAGAATGGCTGCTATTAATAAAATTACATCTGCGCCATACGCTTTAGCTTCCAGAATTTGATAGGTGTCTATGATGAATTCTTTACGAAGCAAAGGTAAATTACAACTTGCTCTTGCGGTAAGTAAATCGTCTAAAGAACCTCCAAAGTATTTACCATCGGTTAAAACAGACATGCCGCAAACTCCTGCATCTTCATATCCTTGTGCAACATCAAAAACGTTTAAATCGTGATTGATGACTTGTTTGGATGGCGAACGACGCTTGTGTTCTGCTATAATTCCGGTAGTGCTATTTCTTAAGTTTTTTGCTAAGGAAATGGTTTGTCTTTCAAACAAAATAGATTGCTCTAATTGTTTGGTAGGAATTAGTTGCTTGCGAAGGTTAACTTCGATGCGTTTATCTTTTACTATTTTGGTTAATATATCCATATTTTTTTCCCATAAAAATGGGAATTTATTTTATTATACTGTATTTCGTCAGTTCGAGTGATTTCGATTTTTTTTATCGAAATTGTATCGAGAACATATTATCTTCTCGATACAATTTGTTCGTACCTCTCAAATTACTCGAAGTGACATTTAAACTTACCTATTTACTCAATGCAACCAATGCATCCAAACTCGCTTTTGCTTTTCCGCTTAGTAGTGATTCTTTTGCTAGTTCAAATCCGGTTTGATGATCTATTTGTTTTACCGTCGCAATTGCTAATCCAGCATTGGCGCAAACCACATTATTTTGTGCTTCGGTTCCTTTTCCTTTTATAACATTTAAAAATATTTTTGCAGAAGACTTTACGGTATCGCCACCAAAAATATCACTTTGACTAATTTGTATTACGTTTAAGTCTTTTGGCGTTAACATGCTTTCTGAGGTTTTGGAAATAATTTTAGTATTCCCAGTTAATGAAATCTCATCATAGCCATCTAATGCATGTACAATGTTATAATTGGTGTCTGTTTCCTGATATAAATAGCCGTAAATACGTTGTAATTCTAAATTGAAAACACCAACTAATTGGTTTTTAGGAAACGAAGGATTTACCATTGGTCCTAACATATTAAAAAAGGTTTTCACGCCTAGTTCTTTACGGATTGGTGCCACATTTTTCATGGCAGGATGGAATAATGGTGCATGTAAAACACATATTCCTGCTGTTTCAATAGAATGTTTTAAAAAATCTTCTTGGTTTGAGAATTTTATACCTAAAGCTTCCATTACGTTTGAAGATCCTGAAGCCGAAGATACACCGTAATTACCATGTTTAGCAACATGTACGCCAGCTCCAGCAGTTACAAAGGATGCTAGTGTAGAAATGTTGAAGGTGTTTTTTCCGTCTCCACCAGTTCCGCATAAATCAATGGCATTATAATCGGATAAGTTTACAGGAATACACAACTCAAGTAATGCATCTCTAAATCCTTTTAATTCTTCG is drawn from Lacinutrix sp. WUR7 and contains these coding sequences:
- a CDS encoding M20/M25/M40 family metallo-hydrolase, whose product is MRKILALLILVSILSCGSSKVVTNTESTSESAMLSHNVKPIEASISLESIQKSMEYLASDELEGRATGSVGIEKAALFIETFLKDNNIKPYFETYRDDFEIVKKESKDGVTNNETIKGFNIVGVVEGNDPKLKNEYIILGGHYDHIGFAKEVDGDIIANGANDDASGTIAAMELAAYFAKTKTNKRSILVTLYSAEEMGLKGSAHLAKRLKEAGLNAYTMINFEMIGVPRTADNVMAYMSGFERSNFAETLNRYAGEEIIGFFPKAKEFNLFMRSDNFPFYNELNIPAHAISTFDFTNFEYYHHVDDEASEMDYEHMSSFMNKMIPALKGMMNAPTKEVKLKDE
- a CDS encoding SDR family oxidoreductase encodes the protein MSKNIIITGTSRGIGFELVHLFANEGHNVLALSRNAQPVNNLHFENITSMSFDLGKTEDYKKVAAFIETEWKQVDVLINNAGTLLNQPFAETTMEDFENVYRTNVFGVAEMTRTVLPFMKQESHVVTISSMGGVQGSMKFPGLAAYSSSKGAVITLTELLAEEYKETGPQFNVLALGAVQTEMLKEAFPDYQAPTTAAQMAAYIHDFALTGNKLYNGKMLQVSNSTP
- a CDS encoding tRNA (cytidine(34)-2'-O)-methyltransferase, producing MPLNIVLIEPEIPNNTGNIGRLALASGSNLHLVKPFGFEITDARLKRAGLDYWQHLNLHYYDNIEDFLSKNKDAEMVFLSSHGIQNHWDIAFQDNMFLVFGKESAGLPKAITENNKDKLFKIPLYSEHVRSLNLANAVSIVVYEGLRSLQ
- a CDS encoding GNAT family N-acetyltransferase, with product MDNITYRSATLEDLPTLLEFEQGIVLAERPFDVTLKPDPISYYDLKELILSKTVEVHVAAHNNVVIGSGYAKIMDSKPYHTHEQHVYLGFMYVHPNYRGQGVIQTITEALKTWAKTNGVYEARLDVYHDNAPAIRAYEKSGFIKNMVEMRMSLK
- the trpA gene encoding tryptophan synthase subunit alpha translates to MNRINQKLQEDKKLLSIYFTAGYPSLEDTATILQNLEKSGVDMVEIGLPFSDPLADGPTIQASSTQALKNGMTTEVLFNQLKDIRKTVSIPLIIMGYFNPMLQYGVEAFCKKCQEVGIDGLIIPDLPVDVYNDDYKAIFEKYGLINVFLITPQTSVERINFIDSISNGFIYMVSSASVTGSSSGFGEEQTSYFKRIADMKLNNPQIIGFGISNNETFTQATSHAKGAIIGSAFIKHLTNKGVNEIDSFVKNILNK
- a CDS encoding GIY-YIG nuclease family protein → MDLHYVYILTNKNHTVLYVGRSKQLKIRLNQHKNNSLKTFTGRYNVDKLVYFETTKYVNNSIKRERQIKKWNREWKENLINDMNPDWNDLSDLV
- the trpB gene encoding tryptophan synthase subunit beta; this translates as MNYNINEKGYYGEFGGAYIPEMLYPNVEELRQNYLKVMAEPDFIKEFDQLLKDYVGRPSPLYFAKRLSEKYNTKVYLKREDLNHTGAHKINNTIGQILMAQRLGKHRIIAETGAGQHGVATATVCALMGLECIVYMGEIDIARQAPNVARMKMLGATVIPALSGSRTLKDATNEAIRDWINNPVDTHYIIGSVVGPHPYPDMVARFQSVVSEEIKWQLQEHEGKTQPDYVVACVGGGSNAAGAYYHFLQDTDVKLIAVEAAGLGVDSGESAATSVLGKEGVIHGSKTLLMQTNDGQITEPYSISAGLDYPGVGPMHAHLYKTGRAEFIAITDDQAMKAGLQLCKLEGIIPAIESSHALAVFEQKKFQPEDIVVLSLSGRGDKDLQNYIDYFKF
- a CDS encoding phosphoribosylanthranilate isomerase, giving the protein MKLKICGMKSENNILDVAEIQPDYLGFIFYEKSPRYLNTEIPELPESIEKIGVFVNASLNYIVEKIEQYDLQGVQLHGDESPEFCEQLKEYDVFVIKVFSVKNQFDFSVLEPYEDVCKYFLFDTKGKEPGGNGYPFNWNVFKKYPSKKPYFLSGGIGPEEIEPLLLFLKRPESDLCCTLDLNSKFEKLPGVKDLSKLKEFKHQLAINNYIR
- the trpC gene encoding indole-3-glycerol phosphate synthase TrpC; its protein translation is MDILTKIVKDKRIEVNLRKQLIPTKQLEQSILFERQTISLAKNLRNSTTGIIAEHKRRSPSKQVINHDLNVFDVAQGYEDAGVCGMSVLTDGKYFGGSLDDLLTARASCNLPLLRKEFIIDTYQILEAKAYGADVILLIAAILTREEIKQFSEFAKSVSLDVLLEVHNEEELHKSIMPSLDMLGVNNRNLKTFEVSLETSKKLSALIPNDFVKVSESGISSVAAIKELQPYGYKGFLIGENFMKTENAGESAKQFIEELK
- the trpD gene encoding anthranilate phosphoribosyltransferase — protein: MKQILNRLINHENISTEEAKQVLVNISKGDYNQSQIASFLTVYMMRSITTEELKGFRDALLELCIPVNLSDYNAIDLCGTGGDGKNTFNISTLASFVTAGAGVHVAKHGNYGVSSASGSSNVMEALGIKFSNQEDFLKHSIETAGICVLHAPLFHPAMKNVAPIRKELGVKTFFNMLGPMVNPSFPKNQLVGVFNLELQRIYGYLYQETDTNYNIVHALDGYDEISLTGNTKIISKTSESMLTPKDLNVIQISQSDIFGGDTVKSSAKIFLNVIKGKGTEAQNNVVCANAGLAIATVKQIDHQTGFELAKESLLSGKAKASLDALVALSK